One Xiphophorus couchianus chromosome 1, X_couchianus-1.0, whole genome shotgun sequence genomic region harbors:
- the phf8 gene encoding histone lysine demethylase PHF8 produces MASVPVYCLCRLPYDVTRFMIECDICQDWFHGSCVGVEEDKAAEIDQYHCPNCQVTHGPSVMRKRRGGNKQTDGNTGVARDPSKPVKTGSPQFVRELRSRTFPNADEILLKPSGAQLTVDFLEEHSFSVPVMVLRRDGLGMTLPPSSFSVSDVEHYIGADKEIDVIDVSRQCDLKMRLGDFVEYYNSTNRDKVLNVISLEFSETRLSNLVETPKIVRKLSWVENLWPEESVFERPNVQKYCLMGVKDSYTDFHIDFGGTSVWYHVLRGEKIFYLISPTPANLALFERWSSSSNQNEMFFGDQVDMCYKCSVKQGNTLFIPTGWIHAVLTPVDCLAFGGNFLHSLNIDMQLRAYEIEKRLSTADLFKFPNFETVCWYVGKHLLDIFRGLRENRRHPASYLVHGAKALNNAFRTWTRKEALAEHEMEIPETINTQTLIKDLAKEIRLVEDIFQQNIGRTGPQFPGAPLSKTPLSAAQNSGRPPGKKKGPKPKEVLGVFGPTGTKKKSQKGLLKAEAGELELIEIHAKHTLKKFQPGKSKHKNKLELPLEEFEGKVNKNKLKLVLTNGKIQGKKDGSSNGAGSAASYKHLATEGSSLSDLESEDELQIDETPPPRRKPAGPNKKKKLSGLPRKLPRAKPCSDPNRIREPGEVDFDIEEDYTTDEETLAAHGVKGGAGGILDLLKASKQVAGLDSAALSEEAPASPSTRDAIQGMLSMANPPSSSSSSSSSSPLSISGGLTEGLAAVKEKGGRTVWVTGGIKKTANPEKKAVIQRPGKRTVKRPARHISDEDSPDEQETLGTCFKDSDYVYPSLESDEEDHINKTKMKRKKNWDDTPWSPKARVMPTLPKQERPAREGARVASVETGLAAAAAKLAQQEQQKPAKRKYTKKQRPPAPVASPPPAQAEPTPASPTPAPESAADASPDRRMDYFSASLLDHEYTAGPGPFGPGGPRGSGAMAPGVFLSSRRPSMSPQNSSSHAGLSPAGLASQGITGIGQGKRPKKGLATAKQRLGKILKIHRNGKLLL; encoded by the exons ATGGCGTCAGTGCCAGTGTATTGCTTATGTCGCCTGCCCTATGATGTGACGCGCTTCATGATTGAATGCGACATCTGTCAAGACTGGTTTCATGGAAG CTGTGTTGGTGTGGAAGAGGACAAGGCAGCTGAGATTGACCAGTATCACTGCCCTAATTGTCAGGTCACCCATGGACCTTCTGTCA tgcGCAAACGGCGTGGTGGCAATAAGCAAACAGATGGAAATACAGGCGTAGCAAGAGATCCCAGTAAGCCTGTAAAGACGGGGAGCCCACAGTTTGTCAGGGAGCTTCGTAGCAGAACGTTCCCAAA TGCTGATGAAATCTTGCTGAAACCATCTGGGGCTCAGCTGACGGTTGACTTTCTGGAAGAGCATTCTTTCAGCGTCCCAGTCATGGTGTTGAGGCGAGATGGCCTAGGCATGACCCTTCCTCCGTCCTCGTTCAGTGTCTCGGACGTGGAGCACTACATTG GTGCAGATAAAGAGATCGATGTTATTGATGTGTCTCGTCAATGCGACTTGAAGATGCGACTGGGAGACTTTGTTGAATACTACAACAGCACCAATAGGGACAAAGTACTCAATGTGATCAGCCTGGAGTTCTCTGAAACTAG GCTCTCAAATTTGGTGGAGACTCCCAAGATTGTGAGAAAACTTTCATGGGTGGAGAACCTCTGGCCTGAAGAGTCTGTTTTTGAACGGCCAAATGTGCAGAAGTACTGCCTGATGGGAGTAAAGGACAGCTACACAGACTTTCACATTGACTTTGGTGGCACTTCAGTATGGTACCATGTCCTGAGG GGTGAGAAAATCTTCTACCTAATTTCTCCCACCCCAGCCAACCTTGCACTTTTTGAGCGCTGGAGTTCCTCATCCAACCAGAATGAGATGTTCTTTGGGGATCAGGTTGACATGTGTTACAAGTGTTCTGTCAAGCAAGGAAACACACTGTTCATACCTACAG GATGGATTCATGCTGTGCTGACTCCTGTGGACTGCTTGGCCTTTGGTGGAAACTTTTTGCACAGTCTCAACATTGACATGCAGCTTCG GGCATACGAAATAGAGAAGAGACTGAGCACAGCCGACTTGTTCAAATTCCCCAACTTTGAGACTGTGTGTTGGTATGTTGGGAAGCACCTTCTTGACATCTTTAGAG GATTGCGAGAAAATCGCAGACACCCTGCCAGCTATCTTGTTCATGGAGCTAAGGCCCTGAACAATGCTTTCCGCACCTGGACTCGCAAAGAG GCCTTAGCTGAGCATGAAATGGAGATACCAGAAACCATCAACACTCAGACATTGATAAAAGACCTTGCAAAGGAGATCCGTCTGGTtgag GAtatatttcagcaaaacattGGTCGCACAGGACCTCAGTTTCCTGGTGCTCCACTCTCCAAAACCCCGCTGAGTGCCGCCCAGAACTCCGGACGCCCccctggaaaaaagaaagggcCCAAGCCTAAGGAGGTTCTGGGAGTGTTTGGGCCCACAggaaccaaaaagaaaagtcagaaagGGCTCCTTAAGGCAGAAGCAGGAGAGCTCGAGCTCATTGAGATCCATGCCAAACATACCCTAAAGAAATTTCAACCTGGCAAATCCAAGCACAAGAACAAG CTGGAGCTGCCATTGGAGGAGTTTGAAGGGAaggtgaataaaaacaaacttaaacttGTCTTGACAAATGGCAAAATCCAAGG TAAGAAAGATGGCAGCAGTAATGGTGCAGGAAGTGCTGCGAGCTACAAACACCTAGCCACAGAGGGCTCCAGTCTTTCTGACCTGGAGTCTGAGGATGAGTTGCAGATTGATGAGACTCCTCCTCCTCGACGCAAGCCTGCTGGaccaaacaagaaaaagaaactaagtG GTTTACCAAGGAAACTGCCCAGAGCCAAACCTTGTTCTGACCCTAATCGCATCAGGGAGCCAGGAGAGGTAGACTTTGACATCGAG GAGGACTACACAACCGATGAAGAGACGCTGGCAGCTCACGGGGTGAAAGGTGGTGCAGGGGGCATCCTTGACTTGTTGAAGGCCAGCAAGCAGGTGGCAGGATTAGACTCTGCAGCTCTCAG CGAGGAAGCACCAGCCTCGCCCAGCACCCGGGACGCCATCCAGGGCATGCTCTCCATGGCCAACCCTCCttcctcgtcctcctcttcttcctcttcctctcccttaTCAATCTCTGGAGGCTTGACGGAGGGATTAGCAGCCGTCAAGGAAAAGGGCGGGAGAACTGTGTGGGTGACAGGGGGGATCAAGAAGACTGCAAATCCTGAGAAAAAAGCAGTGATTCAGCGGCCTGGTAAAAGGACAGTCAAAAGGCCGGCCCGTCACATCAGTGACGAAGACAGTCCAGATGAGCAAGAAACCCTgggaacttgttttaaggatTCAGATTATG TTTACCCTTCTTTGGAGTCTGACGAGGAAGATCATATTAACAAGACGaagatgaaaaggaaaaaaaactgggaTGACACACCCTGGAGCCCTAAAG CAAGGGTGATGCCCACACTTCCTAAACAAGAACGACCAGCCAGGGAAGGGGCTAGAGTCGCTTCTGTAGAAACTGGGcttgcagcagctgctgccaaGTTGGCACAACAA GAGCAGCAGAAACCTGCTAAAAGGAAGTACACTAAAAAGCAGCGTCCTCCTGCTCCTGTTGCCAGTCCTCCCCCAGCGCAGGCTGAGCCCACCCCCGCCTCCCCAACACCTGCTCCAGAGTCAGCAGCAGATGCCAGCCCAGACAGGAGGATGGATTATTTCTCTGCCAGTCTGTTAGACCATGAATACACAGCAGGGCCAGGACCTTTTGGCCCTGGGGGCCCGAGGGGCAGTGGGGCCATGGCCCCCGGTGTGTTCCTCTCTTCGCGACGACCTTCCATGTCACCTCAGAACAGCAGCTCCCATGCTGGTTTATCTCCTGCAGGGTTAGCCAGTCAAGGAATAACAGGGATCGGTCAAG GTAAACGACCAAAGAAAGGTCTTGCAACTGCAAAACAGAGACTTGGAAAAATCCTAAAGATTCACCGCAACGGAAAACTTCTCTTGTGA